The Verrucomicrobiota bacterium genome segment CTCGTACAGCGGCTCGGGAAGGAGCAGAAGGGGTCAGGACGGCGCACGAAGGGGTGCCGGAACCCGTGAACCTTTAATCACTGGGTTGTAGGTTCGATTCCTCACGGTGCAGGCTCAGCGTCAGGGACTTACGTGAAATTCGGGGTACATATTCGGTGAACACGGTGGGTCTCAGCACGTGAGGATCTTTTTAAAATCGGGACGCAAGGGGTAAAGAAAGATGGCTTTCTGGGGCAAAACGGTTTGATGGCGCTTCTCCAGTTTGCCCCGGCCTTTGGTGAGCCCGACGCAGACCCAATTGGCCGCCCGATAGGCCGTGCCGCTAAAGCGGGGCCATTGGACGAAGGTCTCCAGTAGGACCGGCCGGTAGCCGTAGCGCTCGAGCCAGTCGGCCCCCAGGCGGCGGCACACCCCACCCAGCACGCGGGAGGCCAGGTTGGGGCTGCGCACCCAGGGCAGCAACAAAAAGCGGTGATTGTTAAGCACCAGGTGCAGGTTGCGCTGGCGTTGGGGGCCCGACCAGCCGATGAAGCGATCCCGGTCGGCCAGCGCCCAGGCGCTGGCGCCAAAGCCCAGGCCGCCCAGCAGTTGGGAGCCGTGGTAGAGGAGGTAGCGCAACTGGGCCCCGGGCATCGGGTAGTAGCCCAGGTAGTGATGCGCCCCCATCATCTGGCGGTAAAGCCGCCGCTCCAGGGGGGTACGAACTAACTCTAGCTTTAACGCCTGCAGCTGATGGGCGGGTAGGGTCAGGGGGGCGGGTTCCAACGCCAAAAGCTGCTGCGCCGGCGTGGCCTTTTTGCCGTTGCCGTTACGGCCGCGGGGAGGTGGCAGCACGAGCAAGCCGGCGCGCTCCATGCGCAGCAGCGCCACCTTACAACTCATCTCCTTAAGGCGGCCCTGGGCATTGCGCCAGCCGAACTCCTGGCAGACTTGCCGCGCGAGCTCACTGCGCCAAGTGTTACCTTGAGCGATGAGGCCTCGGATGCGCGCCAGTTCGGCCGGGCTAAAGTCCCGGCCGCAGAAGCGCGTCGAAGCGTCGGCTTGGGGCGCGCTCATGGGCCGCGCGCCCGGCACTCCCTTGCGGGCACCCTTGGCGGCGCATCCTCCCCGCCGGTGGCCTCGGGGGTGATAAAGTTCCACGGCAACCAGGGCTCCAGGGACTCTGGCGCTTTGGATCCATTGCGCGCGCAGGCGTCCAGGTAGGCCTTCAGATAGTCCCGAGGATTGATGTTGTGCAGTACCAACGTCTGCAACAGAGTTAACATCAGGGCCAGCAGCTGCGCGCTCCACTTCGAGGCGCTGCCGTAGTAGTTTTTGCGCCCGATCGTGCCGGGCCGGATCGCCCGTTCGGCCCCGTTGTTGTCCATCGGGATTTGGGGATGATCGGCAAAGAGGGTCAGCCCCGGCCAATGGGTCTGCAAGCTGGTGAGCACTTTGCGCCGAAGCCGGCCGAGATGACTCTGGGCCAGTTCCTGGGCGCACTGCTGCTCCATAGAAGCCAGCGCCTGATGGACGGCCGCATCGGCTTGGGCATACTCAGCGCGGCTCATGCGCCCGGGATCCAGTTCCACAAAGGGGGCCGGCAAGGGTTCCGGGCCCTCCGGGCTTTTGGCCAACGTCAGTCGCTGATGATTTAACTCATAGAGTTGGCCGATGCGTTCGATCCATCCATCCGCCCAGGCCTCCCCCTCTTGACCCCCGAGCCGCAGATGAAGAAAATCCCGTCGCACATGCGCCCAACAATACGCTAACTGCAACAGCTCTTTTAGGAATGAATAAGCCTTGAAGCGATCGACGACCACCATCGGCTCATAGCGGCATCGGGCCTCGGCGGGCTCGTAGCCAAAATAGGCTTTGGGCACGGCCGCCGAGCGCGACGGGGCGACAATGTAAAGCCGGGTCTGCTGCGTCACGACCACCCAAAGCCACCAGCGGTGGCTGCCTTTGTGAGGTTCTTCGACGAAGACTTCCCACCGCGTCTCGTCCATCAGGCATAAGGCGGCTTGGCGGCTCTGGGCCTGAATGGCCTCGTAGAGCGGCTCAAAGAGCGGCACAAGCTTTTGGAGCGCCCCGCAGAGGGTCCCGGCGCTCAACGTTAACCCCGCGCTGCGCGCCATGGCCCGGATGCGTTCCAAGGGCACGTGGTAGAGAAATTTCAGCACCAGCACTTCGGTAAGGAAGCTATTGGCCAACAGGCCCTTGGGAATGACCGTGGGCGCCGGAGGCGCCGAGATGATATCCGGCCGCTGCGGCTGGCATTGGCAGCCGGCCGGCCGGCGGTACTTCAGTCGAGTCGTGCGCCCCCGGAACAGGCGCACTTCCCATTCGATCTGTTCCCGGGTGTGCGGGGGACCCCACGGATCCCACCGCAACCCGCAGTAGGGACAACGCAACGCTGCGTCGCTGAGCGCCAAGACGGTTTCCACCACCGGAAGGGTTTGCCGCAGCGTGCGGCCATGACCGGCCCGGCCGGGTTGCTGACCCCGGGCGCGACGGGCGAGGCCGCTTGGCTCGGTGCCTCCTAAAAGGAGCACTCGGTTGCGTCGCTCGCTCTTGCGACCAAACAGCCGCTGCTGCAGGTCGGCCACTTTGGCTTTGAGCGCGTCGACCTGGGCCTGGAGTTCCTCGGCCCGGGCCACCGCGCGCCGGTGCTGGCTGCGGTGGTAATGGGCCTGCTGACGCAGGGAGATGACTTCGGCGTGCAAAAGCCGATTCTGCTCTCGGAGCGAGGCCGGTTCCTGTCCGAGCGTCGTCGTTGCTTGGCTCTCGGCCGATGGCGTGGTGGTCCCCATGGGTGGGGCCTCACCCTAGCAGCTTACCCGCGACGTGTCCCGCGGAAAATGAGCTTTAAGCCCCTCTTTCGACAGACGCGTTCACCGAATATTTACGGACAGTAGTGTCTCGACCCGTTTACTCATAAAGTTGCTGGGTGAACTCCGGGCGGAGGCGGTTGGATCTCAAAGACCGTCTCAACGATGACCGGTGTGCCGACGGGCGTGCTGT includes the following:
- a CDS encoding DUF4338 domain-containing protein, encoding MSAPQADASTRFCGRDFSPAELARIRGLIAQGNTWRSELARQVCQEFGWRNAQGRLKEMSCKVALLRMERAGLLVLPPPRGRNGNGKKATPAQQLLALEPAPLTLPAHQLQALKLELVRTPLERRLYRQMMGAHHYLGYYPMPGAQLRYLLYHGSQLLGGLGFGASAWALADRDRFIGWSGPQRQRNLHLVLNNHRFLLLPWVRSPNLASRVLGGVCRRLGADWLERYGYRPVLLETFVQWPRFSGTAYRAANWVCVGLTKGRGKLEKRHQTVLPQKAIFLYPLRPDFKKILTC
- a CDS encoding IS66 family transposase, with the protein product MGTTTPSAESQATTTLGQEPASLREQNRLLHAEVISLRQQAHYHRSQHRRAVARAEELQAQVDALKAKVADLQQRLFGRKSERRNRVLLLGGTEPSGLARRARGQQPGRAGHGRTLRQTLPVVETVLALSDAALRCPYCGLRWDPWGPPHTREQIEWEVRLFRGRTTRLKYRRPAGCQCQPQRPDIISAPPAPTVIPKGLLANSFLTEVLVLKFLYHVPLERIRAMARSAGLTLSAGTLCGALQKLVPLFEPLYEAIQAQSRQAALCLMDETRWEVFVEEPHKGSHRWWLWVVVTQQTRLYIVAPSRSAAVPKAYFGYEPAEARCRYEPMVVVDRFKAYSFLKELLQLAYCWAHVRRDFLHLRLGGQEGEAWADGWIERIGQLYELNHQRLTLAKSPEGPEPLPAPFVELDPGRMSRAEYAQADAAVHQALASMEQQCAQELAQSHLGRLRRKVLTSLQTHWPGLTLFADHPQIPMDNNGAERAIRPGTIGRKNYYGSASKWSAQLLALMLTLLQTLVLHNINPRDYLKAYLDACARNGSKAPESLEPWLPWNFITPEATGGEDAPPRVPARECRARGP